A stretch of the Actinomycetota bacterium genome encodes the following:
- the rpoZ gene encoding DNA-directed RNA polymerase subunit omega — MALVYPKIDDLLKKVDSKYTLTIAAAKRARQINEYLNAIRRQELTRIRPPQIEAITNKPLSVALREIAQGKIGYERAVNGIK; from the coding sequence ATGGCACTTGTTTATCCCAAAATTGACGATTTATTAAAGAAGGTTGATAGCAAGTACACACTGACCATAGCCGCTGCCAAAAGAGCGCGGCAGATAAATGAATATCTAAATGCCATTCGTAGACAGGAATTGACTAGGATAAGACCTCCTCAGATAGAAGCCATCACCAATAAACCCCTTAGCGTCGCCCTCCGGGAAATAGCCCAGGGAAAGATCGGCTACGAACGAGCTGTAAATGGTATTAAATAG